From the Exiguobacterium marinum DSM 16307 genome, the window TTTTATCACAAAAAGCGAACGCACGAACGGGCGAACGCTTCACTTTGCCTGGTAATCACGAACTGATTGTGAGTGAAGTCGATAATCACCGCATCGTCTTCGTTGATTTGATTTTAGCCTCATATGAAGAGGAAGAACCTATATCAGAATGATGCTTTTTTTCACGCCCTTCTCCTAAATGTAGAGAAGGGTTTTTAACATTCGAATCGAACTGTCGCTATATTTTCGCCTCTTACCGTGATATACTGCACATATGTTGCTTATTTGAGTGTCACCCACTCAATGACACAACATCACCGAAACATGGCGAGATGTTCGGTTTAAACAGAAAGAAATAGAAAGAAGGTTACGCATGGAACGCAAACTATTTTTGATTGACGGTAACTCCATGCTGGCCAGTGCTTATTATGGTGCCGCCGCGAGCCGAACGAAAAAAGGACGCGAGGTATCCAAAAACGATCGGAGTGCCGTCATCGGAATGACCGGCCTCATTCGGACGATTCTACGTAGACATCGTCCGACTCATTTTGTCGTCGTCTGGGACGTCTCACGTGAAACATTATGGCGTCGAGAACTGTACCCGGGCTATAAACGCCGCAGACGCCAAACACCGCCTGAATTGAAAGCGCAGATGGAACTCATGCGCCAATTGCTTGAGGATAGTGGGATTCCACAATTCCAAGTAGAAGGGTATGAAGGGGAAGATTTGATTGCCCATATCGCGCGTAAATTCAGTTGTAGTGCCCCTGTGGTCATCATGACAAAAGATAAAGACTTGTTACAGCTTGTCAGTCCACGAATCACCGTTTGGTTACAAACACAGGAGCTTCAGCAAATGCAGGCTCGCTGTGACATTCGTGATAACCGTCCGTTACCTCTCAAACGTCATTTAGAAATTCGACCAGAAGAGATTGCAGCGTTATACGAAGGGTTGAAACCGAAGCAATTGTCAGCCGTTAAAGCGTTGACAGGAGACCGTTCTGACGGGATTCCTCCAGTGGCTGGACTCGATGAAAGTCAATCGGTTCAACTGATCAAACGATTCGGTTCACTCGATAAGCTGTATTCTGCCTTGAGCATCAAAGGTGACAAACGACAACAAGTAAATGAAACGATCGCGGCACTGACGTCAGAGGAGGTGCCCCGTAACTTGAGACGAACACGCAAAAAAGCAGAGCGTAATATGGAGCTCGTTCGTCTTGATGTCACGGTGCCAGCACTTGAACATTTGAAGCTAGCTCATCTCGAGCTCAGCATCAACCCGAAGAGAGTCGAGCAAGCGTATCAAAAACGCGGACTTCGCATCTCATTCAATGCAAGTCAGAAGAAAGTATCCGCACATTAAAAGAACGGACGTCAAGCGTCCGTTCTTTTTATATGCACGGTAATCCCGTCTTCATCGGTCAACGACCATTCAGATGACGTACCACCTAATGCTTGATTCGTCTGCTCATTGACGAGAAGCGTCCATGTCTCGAGTCCTGCCTCAACTCCTAGAGCATCACTCGGACGTGCCCATACGTTCGTACCAATGTGATGGTGATATCCGTCTGCCGAAAGGAACAGTGCTCCCGGATAAGAATCCGTCGTGATGGAAAAACCGAGACGATCATGGTAAAAGCGTTTCGCCGCCTCGATTGAGCGCACTTTAAGGTGCACATGTCCCATCGTTGTCCTGATTGGTAAACCTGTGAACGGTCGATTCGCCGCAGCTTGAAGCATCGACTCATATTCGACAGGCTCTGTCGCCATTTTCACATGACCGTTTGCTTCATACGTCCATTGGTCTTTCGGACGATCGGCGTACAGCTCGATTCCATTCCCTTCTGGGTCACTCAAGTAGAACGCTTCACTCACCAAGTGGTCACCTTGCCCGACTTCGATACGCCGCTCAATAAGATGTGCCAAGATGCTTCCTAACTCCACGCGATCCGGCAATAGAATTGCTAAATGAAATAACCCTGCCGCTCGTGGATTCGTCTTCGCTTGTGGCACACTGTGCAAGATAACGAGTGAACGTTCTTTCGTTCCGAGCGTGACAAGTTCTTCGGTTTCTTCTATGACGTTCATCCCGATTACGTCTACATAAAATTGTTTCACCTGTTCGATATCACGGACCCGAAGCGTCACCGGTCCTAGTTCAATTTTCTCGATTTTCATATAAAATCACCTCACCCCCACTATACCCGCTCAGCTTACGTTACAGAAGTAGGCACAAAAAGGTGGTATAGTTACTTCAACGATACTATTGGAAAGGAAGAGCGATGTGACCAACATAACAAGCTGCGAAGTCGATACGGCACTCGAACTGATCACAGGAAAATGGAAGCATTCCATCCTCCTCGTACTAATCAACGGGGATACGTTACGCTTCAGTGAGTTGAAGCGATCGTTACCAAAAATCAGTCAAAAGATATTGACCGCACAACTCCGTGACTTAGAAGAACAGGAGATTGTCATCCGAACCGTCTATCCAGAAGTCCCTCCCCGTGTTGACTATCGCTTAAGTGAGTATGGGAAAACGCTCATCCCGATTCTCGAAGCGATGAATGAATGGGGAAGACGTCATGCCGAACGAATGCGCTCTAATTAGTTGTCCACATGTGGATAACCATTTTAACCCATCCCCATCATCACTTATCCACAGGAGGTCGTCATGATTCGTTATCCACAGTTGACCGGGCATCACATCGGTGTCACTGCCCCTTCGTCAGGTATACCAGAAGAACTGCACCATTTATTGCATCAATCGGAACAGAAGTTTTCCACTCGAGGGTTCACGTTGCAATTCACTCCGAATGCGTGGAAACAACGATTTGGGAAGTCCGCTCCGGCTCGGGTGCGCGCAGATGAACTGACATCTCTACTTCAAGATGACAAAGTCGACTTGATTGTCCCGCCTTGGGGTGGGGAACTCTTAATGGAGATTCTCGATCAAATCGAGTGGCAAACATTACCCGCAAAATGGATGCTCGGCTATTCGGATACAAGTTTATTGCTTTTTGTGTATACGCTAAAAACCGGAATCGCCTCGGCACACGGTCCAAACTTAGTCGACTTACGTGCCGAAGTGTGGGACGAGACGAGTTCACGCTGGCTCGATGTGTTGTCGACGCGGACCAACGAGACGGTCATCCAACGTTCGTCCGAGAAGTTCCAAAAAGAATGGCAGTTTGATAACCCAACGCCACATCTGTTTCACTTGACGGAAACGACTGAATGGAAAGCTGTCGGTGGTCAACACGCGACAGGTCGATTGCTCGGTGGATGTCTTGATGTGCTCTTACATACAATCGGGACGCCATATGGAAACGTCAAGACGTTCCAACACGAGCACCTGAATGATGAACCGATTCTTTGGTATTTTGAAAACGCCGAGATGAACGTTCCGGCATTAAAAAGGACCCTCCTTCAAATGAAGTGGGCCGGTTGGTTCGAGCATACGTCTGGTATTCTATTTGGACGGAGTGAGGCACCTTCTGTGCATCAAGACTATACGGTCGAGATGGTGTATGAAGAGCTTCACCACACTCTAGGTATTCCAATCTTTTACGATATCGATTGTGGACACGTTCCCCCGCAGATGACGCTCGTTAACGGGGCGCACGCTTCTGTGCAGGTCGAACATGGTAAAGGTACATTGATTCAAACGTTCAAGGGCTGATTCGTCAGCCCTTGATTTTAAATAGTAATCCCATTAAGTTTTGATGATAGTACCCCTCAGGGAATTGAGCTATAAGTGTCTCTATCTCCTCTAACCATTGATCCCCACATCCGTAGAGGGTACCAAGTAATAATCCCTCTAAATAAATGGCTTGGTCAATCAAACTATGCTTCAGTTGCCATTCATTTCTTCTCTCCCACAATTCATTTAAGAATACCTCGGCTTGTTTTATGTCTCCTTTCATCGCAGAATAAACTCCTTTGAACATTTCAAGAGGAGTAATGAAGCGTTTTTCCTCCTTAATCACCTGATAGTTTTCTTCTTTTTGCAAGATTTCTTCGATAATGTTTAATTGAACCCCCATCAAATCCACATCATTTTGCTTCATCGCCACTAAGCCTTCTGTAAACGCCAATCTCATTCTTGAAGAATCATCTTCGGTAAAATCAACATACTGTCGAGCTTTCCTGATTGCCGTCTGAATCAATTCTTTCTCTTTTCGATATAGTGCGCAAATTACGAGAGCTCGATATACGTCATCTGCTCGATAATAAGTTCGTGTCTGTTTCATATAATTTAATGCTTCTTCTAAATATTGAATAGCGTGAGACAACTGAGCGTTGTAAAGTAATTCTTTAAAAACGAGCAACATATAAAATTCGATACGCGTTTTCGTTTTCATCGCTTGAGAATCAAGCTGTTCAATAAGCTCAATTTTTTCACTCGCTTCATCAAATCGATCCCAGTGCATTAAATAGTATGCTTGGCCAATTCGCGTCATTGCAATTTCATCTTTTTCTCCTAATCGTTCAAATAATGCAATAGCACGATTATAATAATCCAACACTAAATCGCGATTATCATTCGTCAAAATCGCATCACCATAAAAAACATACGTACGTCCTAGCCAAATCGATTGCATGTCATCATCAAGAAATGGTTCTAAACGCTCGATAATATCTTTATTGTCCCACTTCATGAAACCCATATCTGCGTATTCGATTTCCTCTACAAGTTTTTGTAGTTCAGATTCTCGAGGATCTTTGAGCAAAAACTGTACCGAGACATCCAATCGACTGGCGAGTTCTCGCAAACTACGCATCGATGCTTCTGCTTTCCCATTTTCAATCATACTGAGCATCGACTTCGTGACGATGCCTTCTGCCAACTGCGTTTGAGTCATTTTTTTCTGTTTTCGTAATGCTTTAATGCGTTCTCCAATCATATGCCACCTCCAAAAGTTAAATTATATTGAACTTTTTATTTACATTTCACACTTTTGTCTTTATGATTATGTTAAATCACATTTAACTATTTTGTAAAGGAGACTTCTTATGAAAAAATCATTTTCGAATCTACACATCTTGTTAATCGGAAAATTCATGTCGTTGTTCGCCTCAAACTTGTTCACATTTATCGCTGGATTGACCGTTCTCACCACTTCCGGTTCTGGGTTACAATTTGCGATTGTCTTATTAGCAGGAACCCTTCCTCGCATTCTGCTCTCACCTTTTGCTGGTGCTTATGCAGACAAACTAAATCGCAAGCGTGTCATCGTAAATATGGAAACGTTAAATGGATTGCTATTTCTTCTTGCCGGAATTTCAAGCCTAATTTGGACATTTAATGTCCCTGCTTATCTTTTGATCACCGCATTACTCTCTGTTTTTTCAACTTTTTTATCCGTGACTTTATCTAGCTCCATCCCGCTTTTGTTTAAGGAAGAAGAGTTACAACGAACCAACTCATTAATCCAAAGTATCATCTCATTTTCAAGTATTGGCACGCCTTTATTAGCTGGAGCTTTATTTAAAATTCTACCGATTTCCGTATTCTTGTTCAGCTCAGCTGTATTATTTTTCATCGCAGGAATAGTCGCCACTCATCTTAAATTTCAATCCCGCGACATTCAGGAAACGTCTCAGTCGACCTGGAAGGAAGTGCAATCCGGTTTTCAATATCTTAAAAAACAGCGTGTTTTATGGACCATTGCGCTCCTCGCCACTTTTCTTAATTTCTTTTTTGTCGCATCCGAAGTCTTATTCCCTATTGCTGCCTTACAAGAAGTCGGGGTATCACCTCTTCAGTTCGGATTTTTAGAAAGTATGTTCGCTATTGGGTTTTTAGTCGCTTCATTATTACATGCATTACCATTCTTCAAAATTAAGTACCGGCTTTCAACGATGAGAAGTGCCTTAATTATTTTAAGTTTACTTTTTATCGGTCCAGCCATCCCACTTTACTTTACATTCGACGTATTGCCAGCTATCTTATTCTTTTCGTTTTTCGCTTTATTGAGTGGTCTCTTCGTCATTCGAGCCAACATTCCGATTCAAATGTATTTACAAACGAACACAGATCCCAACTATCTAGGTCGTGTAATGGGAGTTCTCGAATCACTTGCAATGGGAATCACACCACTTGGGTTCATTCTTTTCGGGTTTTTAAGCGATTTAATTCCAGTCTCTCTCCTCTACACCATCTGTATGATTTGTTTGCTTAGTCTCACTTTGATTTCCATGCATCGCATCCGTCACGACATCCAGGCAGAAAAAGCTGCACTTCAGTCAGCCGAACGTGTGTCGTAACGAAAAAGACATCGAACGAATCAGTTCGATGTCTTCTCTGTTGACGGGAGTACCCGTTTTTCTAATAAAAATGGTCCGAATGGGATGACGGATGCCATAACAGCAAGCGTCAAAACTTTGAAGCCCCAACGGAAGCGCCACGCCATGTACACGGCTGCGAGCACGTAAGCAACAAACAAGAAACCGTGCGCTGCGCCGACAATACTGACCGCAAGTGGAATGCCGGCCATATATTTCAGTGGCATCGCGATTAATAGTAACAGCAAGAAGGATACCCCTTCTGTGTAGCCAATCCATTTAAAATGAGTCATAGTCATATGCGTTCTCCTTTATCTCTGTTAGGCTACATCTATCGTAGCCGAAACGTGAGAGGTTTGTCACAGGAGAACATATAAAAGTTACGAGGCTATTTGACGATTTGGTGAACGGTGCAATACTTTCGTTTCAACGAAGTTACGAAGAAACAAGCCGTCGACTCCGATTTTGCCAGCGTTATGACCGGCAACTAAAATCAAGACAGATACGATCAACATCGTTGGGTTCGTACTGACTGTTCCTGATAGTAAGAACGCCATGTTCATGACAAGTCCGAAGAATGCTGCACTACGTGTGAGTGCACCGAGCAATAACCCTAGGCCGACCAAAAATTCACCGTAAGGGATGAGGACATCGAATAATCCAGCGTTCGGGATTGCAAAGTTTTCTAAGAATGCGGCCCACCATCCTGCGACAGCTGGATGTTCTCCAGTGGCGAGTGACACCGCGTTGTTTAAAAATCCTTCTGTTCCAAAACCACCTGTGATTTTACCCCAACCTGCCGTCAACCAATGATAACCGAGCCATACACGTAATACCGTTAAAATCGCTGTGGCAACATTGTGGTTTTGCCAAAATTTCGTGAACATAATAATTCCTCCCTTTAAGAAGTTAAATAAATGAATAATGTGATTACATTCACAATATATCATCTATGTTCGCTTTTTCACATATATAATCTTCCTTGTTCATAATTCGTACATATGTATGCCACAGTCTATTCACATATACAAAAAGACGCCTTCGTTAGGCGTCTCTAAGAGTATTATAAGGTGACTTCTTGAGATGGTTGACCTTTTTTGTTCATCACACGCATTGATTCAGGTTCGATTTTGAGAATGATGAGTTTTGGATCATCCGGTCCATCAAACCATCCTTCAAGTTTGTCATTCCATACTTTTTCTTTCATCGATTCATCATCTGACACCGTTGCTTTTCCTAAGATTTCTAGGTACGTGTCGCCGACTCCATCTCCATCGTAGCCAATCAAGATATGAGTATATGGATTTCTCTCTAATTCCTCTACCTTATCTGTATCATTTGAAGTTGCTGTATAGAGCGTGAAATCTTCATGGAAAAATGTCATATACCGACTGTGCGGTTTTACTTTATATACAGTCGCCATTGTACCTACATTACTTGAGTCTAATATTTTTAATGCTGTTTCTTTTGCACTCATTCCGAATTCCTCCTTCACGATTTGTCGCTCGTATACTGTTCCCTCAAACCATATGGTTAAACACAAAAAAACCTGCTCGCCGATGCGAGCAGGTATCATATTCCTTAGAAAGGAAGATTAGATTTTTTCAACGTTAGAAGCTTGTGGTCCACGAGCTCCGTCTGTGATTTCGAAAGTTACTTCTTGGCCTTCTTCAAGTGTTTTGAAGCCGTCGCCTTGGATTGCTGAGAAGTGTACGAATACGTCGTCTCCGCCTTCCATTTCGATGAAGCCGTAACCTTTTTCTGAGTTAAACCATTTTACTTTACCTGTGTTCATGAATGAACCCTCCTGAAATAAACGCTATGCGTTATAGTAGTGCCTTACTAGAAAAAACTTGACCAAAAAAAATACAAGCCTCTGGAATTATCTAATGAAAAATAATCCCAAGCACTTGTGAATTATGATTCCAGCTATTCTTAATTAAGCACATATTGAATATAACATGGTTAGATGCTTCTGTCTAGTAAATACTTCTGATTGCTAAAAATAAGTCGAAACGGGTACACCCTAGAGAAGATGACACTAGGAGGATCTATTATGAAAAATTCAAATGATCAACAGTCAATCGCATCGATGATTGCTGCTTATTCCGACTGGTCTGAAGAAGAATTAATTCATCAAACACTCAAGTGGCATCATACCACGAGTAAAACAACTTATCCAGCAATGAGCCAAACATACGCTTGTCGAATCCCATTAACGGAGAGAGTTTCGCCTGTCCGGACGTCTCTTCCGCTTGAACAGATCGATGGAGTGGTTCGTCCCGTTTGGATGCGCCGACTCGATGCGGAATATTTGAATCTGATGCATATGACAAAATCACGTGTCGATGTGACGAACTATGGGGCTGTTGGAGATGGCAAGACGGACTGCACCCTCGCCTTTCGTCTCGCCCTCCGCTCTAATCGCCGTGTCTATGTGCCACCAGGTGTATATATCGTTCGAGGAATTCGCCTCCCTTCTAGTTGTGCACTTGAAGGTGCCGGACAAGACGTCACAATTCTCAAATTATCCGATCGGGCTCCGAAGCATCGCCGTCTTTTACGAAATACGACCCCATTCGCCGGCAATCATCATATCGAGGTATCCCATCTTACACTTGATTGGAACGTTGATCGTTTAGGTGACGTGAAACGAACGACAAGCTTTGACACGACATCGAGCGCTTTGACATTCGCGCACGTGACGTATGGATGGGTGCATCATGTGACGGCTAAAAATGCCGGGCTCCATGCGTTTGACATCACGTCCCCGCACTATCACTACCTAGGTGACGGACTTCGTGCGGCAAACGGAAGTCGGTATATCCATCTCAATCAACTCGAAGCAACGAATTATGGGGACGATGGGATCACAACACATCATAGTGATGCCATCTACATCACTAACTGTTATTGTCATCACCCCCATGGCCGAACGCACGCTTTAGGATTCTCAAACTCAAACGGCATTGAAATTGATGACGGTTCGCGTCACGTCACGCTTGTTCACAACAGAACGGAAGGCTGTTTTGGAGGTATCGAAGTAAAAGCGCATGGAACCTCGTCAGCCGCACACGACGTCCACATCTTCGGACATCTCTCCGTTCACGACAATCGTTCGTTCAACTTCCGCCACATCGGTCATCATTTGGCAGACGATCCGGATTCCGCGACTGCACGCTTCCTGTCCGGTACAAATTTGGTATCCATCGAGCCAGTCCGAAGCCCGCTTTATGCAAAATCCTCGCCACGGAGTCTGGTCGTTTCCGCATATCAAGATGTCTTCATCCATGGTTTGACTGCCATCGGCGACCCGACCTACGACTATGAACAGCATCCAGCACTTGCGATTCAATATAAGTCAAGACGTGTACAGTTGAAACGAATTTCCGTTCGCGGGTTTACCACAGCCCGAGCCGACCTCGAGCTGTTCGGAGGGGAGAACCGCACCGACGAAGTGACTATCGAAAACTTACGATGCCATGAATCTGCGCCAATCGCTTTAAAAATCGGACGTCAGATAGAACAAATTGCACTTCATCAAATCGAAGGACAGAAAAAAAGTGGAGATGCTCTCATCTCCACGAAAAGTCCGATTGATGTGCAGGACATACTCGCTTACGGATTCTCAGACCGGGTACGTTCGGACGTTTGAGCCGCCTCCACGAGCCGGTCCAATTTGTCGTCATCGAGTTCAAGCGAGCTTTCTTTCTGCTTTGCCATCATTCGGACGATTGCTTTGTCTAAAAAACCCATTCGTTCAAAGTCATAACCACTGCCAACGACCTCGACAAAATAGGCATGCTCGCGGAGTGATTCACGGTACGCCTCTTCTAACTCACGAATCCGCTCTGATTCTGTCGGTGTCCCGGCACACAAATATAAAGCGAGGGGATGCTCAAGCAAGTGTGCTTCGTGAAGCGCCAACCATTCCTTCATTTCGTCCTGGATGGTTCCCATCCGAATCGAACTGCCGACGATGACGTGATCGATCGTCTCCCACATCACATTCGGCTCTTCTACGATATTTTGGACATGAACGTCACCCGACAGACGTTCAGCGAGTAGAGCCGCTACTTTTTCACTCGTCCCATACCTGGAAGAGTAAGCGATTAAAGTACCCATGTCGTTCCCTCTTTTCATTTCAGACGTTACTTACACTATTCCCGAATCATGAAAAGAAGATACGTGACCATTCAAAAAAGCTCGCCGAATGGCGAGCTTTTGGTCACAGTTTGTACACTTGCGCTTCGTACGGACGAAGCGTGAACGGTTCAATCGGTTCCATGTTGCCGATGACGCGTTCGTTTACGTCATATGGTAAATCACGTTGTTGTGTTTCGCCCGAGAAGTTACAAAGCACGAGCCACGTCTCGCCTTCGAACGAACGTGTGAATGCATAGACCGCTTCATCTTCCGGCAACAACAGCTCATACTTTCCATAGACAACGATTGGATTGGCTTTTCGGAGCGCAATCAATTGACGGTAGTAATGGAAGAGCGAATTCGGGTCTTTCCGTGCCGCTTCCGCATTGATGTCGACATAGTTCGGGTTGACCCCGATCCATGGCGTCCCAGTCGTGAAGCCGCCGTGCGCTTCGTCCGACCACTGAACTGGTGTGCGTGAATTGTCACGTCCCCGCTCATGAATTCCACGGAAGATCTCATCGTGTGTCAACAATCCTTTTGATGTGTAATCATGATAAGCATTCAACGTTTCAATATCTCGGTATTGATCAATCGAATCAAAGGCGACGTTCGTCATGCCGAACTCTTCCCCTTGATAAATATATGGTGTTCCTTTTAATAGGTGAAGGAGTGTCGCGAGCATCTTCCCAGAACGGACACGGTATTCCGGTGAATCATTCCCAAAACGTGAGATAGCTCGAGGCTGGTCATGGTTACTCCAGTACAAGCTGTTCCACCCTTCTTCTTCAAGTCCTTCTTGCCAACGTGAGAAGATCGTCTTCAGTTCGGTCAACTTCCAGTCCGTCGGATTCCACTTCCCGAAGCTCCCGTTCCCGACGTCTACGTGCTCAAAGTGAAAGACCATGTTCAATTCGTTGCGGTCTTCCCCTGTATAAAGCTTCGCTTCTTCTACACTGACACCTGGCATCTCCCCGACCGTGATCGTATCGTATTTCGATAAGACTTCTTGATTCATCTCCTGCATGAATTCATGGATGCGTGGTCCGTTAAAGAAGAATGGCGTACCGTCACCGTATCCCGTTCCTTGTGTTTGACCGTCTGGGTAGCTTTGGTCTTTTGAGATCATGTTGATGACGTCCATTCGGAACCCATCGACCCCTTTATCGAGCCAATACGTCATGAGGTCATACACTTCACGGCGAAGCGTCTCGCTTTCCCAGTTCAAATCCGGTTGC encodes:
- a CDS encoding 5'-3' exonuclease, producing the protein MERKLFLIDGNSMLASAYYGAAASRTKKGREVSKNDRSAVIGMTGLIRTILRRHRPTHFVVVWDVSRETLWRRELYPGYKRRRRQTPPELKAQMELMRQLLEDSGIPQFQVEGYEGEDLIAHIARKFSCSAPVVIMTKDKDLLQLVSPRITVWLQTQELQQMQARCDIRDNRPLPLKRHLEIRPEEIAALYEGLKPKQLSAVKALTGDRSDGIPPVAGLDESQSVQLIKRFGSLDKLYSALSIKGDKRQQVNETIAALTSEEVPRNLRRTRKKAERNMELVRLDVTVPALEHLKLAHLELSINPKRVEQAYQKRGLRISFNASQKKVSAH
- a CDS encoding VOC family protein translates to MKIEKIELGPVTLRVRDIEQVKQFYVDVIGMNVIEETEELVTLGTKERSLVILHSVPQAKTNPRAAGLFHLAILLPDRVELGSILAHLIERRIEVGQGDHLVSEAFYLSDPEGNGIELYADRPKDQWTYEANGHVKMATEPVEYESMLQAAANRPFTGLPIRTTMGHVHLKVRSIEAAKRFYHDRLGFSITTDSYPGALFLSADGYHHHIGTNVWARPSDALGVEAGLETWTLLVNEQTNQALGGTSSEWSLTDEDGITVHIKRTDA
- a CDS encoding winged helix-turn-helix transcriptional regulator, with the protein product MTNITSCEVDTALELITGKWKHSILLVLINGDTLRFSELKRSLPKISQKILTAQLRDLEEQEIVIRTVYPEVPPRVDYRLSEYGKTLIPILEAMNEWGRRHAERMRSN
- a CDS encoding S66 family peptidase, encoding MIRYPQLTGHHIGVTAPSSGIPEELHHLLHQSEQKFSTRGFTLQFTPNAWKQRFGKSAPARVRADELTSLLQDDKVDLIVPPWGGELLMEILDQIEWQTLPAKWMLGYSDTSLLLFVYTLKTGIASAHGPNLVDLRAEVWDETSSRWLDVLSTRTNETVIQRSSEKFQKEWQFDNPTPHLFHLTETTEWKAVGGQHATGRLLGGCLDVLLHTIGTPYGNVKTFQHEHLNDEPILWYFENAEMNVPALKRTLLQMKWAGWFEHTSGILFGRSEAPSVHQDYTVEMVYEELHHTLGIPIFYDIDCGHVPPQMTLVNGAHASVQVEHGKGTLIQTFKG
- a CDS encoding helix-turn-helix domain-containing protein; this encodes MIGERIKALRKQKKMTQTQLAEGIVTKSMLSMIENGKAEASMRSLRELASRLDVSVQFLLKDPRESELQKLVEEIEYADMGFMKWDNKDIIERLEPFLDDDMQSIWLGRTYVFYGDAILTNDNRDLVLDYYNRAIALFERLGEKDEIAMTRIGQAYYLMHWDRFDEASEKIELIEQLDSQAMKTKTRIEFYMLLVFKELLYNAQLSHAIQYLEEALNYMKQTRTYYRADDVYRALVICALYRKEKELIQTAIRKARQYVDFTEDDSSRMRLAFTEGLVAMKQNDVDLMGVQLNIIEEILQKEENYQVIKEEKRFITPLEMFKGVYSAMKGDIKQAEVFLNELWERRNEWQLKHSLIDQAIYLEGLLLGTLYGCGDQWLEEIETLIAQFPEGYYHQNLMGLLFKIKG
- a CDS encoding MFS transporter, which encodes MKKSFSNLHILLIGKFMSLFASNLFTFIAGLTVLTTSGSGLQFAIVLLAGTLPRILLSPFAGAYADKLNRKRVIVNMETLNGLLFLLAGISSLIWTFNVPAYLLITALLSVFSTFLSVTLSSSIPLLFKEEELQRTNSLIQSIISFSSIGTPLLAGALFKILPISVFLFSSAVLFFIAGIVATHLKFQSRDIQETSQSTWKEVQSGFQYLKKQRVLWTIALLATFLNFFFVASEVLFPIAALQEVGVSPLQFGFLESMFAIGFLVASLLHALPFFKIKYRLSTMRSALIILSLLFIGPAIPLYFTFDVLPAILFFSFFALLSGLFVIRANIPIQMYLQTNTDPNYLGRVMGVLESLAMGITPLGFILFGFLSDLIPVSLLYTICMICLLSLTLISMHRIRHDIQAEKAALQSAERVS
- a CDS encoding DUF3817 domain-containing protein; translated protein: MTMTHFKWIGYTEGVSFLLLLLIAMPLKYMAGIPLAVSIVGAAHGFLFVAYVLAAVYMAWRFRWGFKVLTLAVMASVIPFGPFLLEKRVLPSTEKTSN
- a CDS encoding DoxX family membrane protein, producing the protein MFTKFWQNHNVATAILTVLRVWLGYHWLTAGWGKITGGFGTEGFLNNAVSLATGEHPAVAGWWAAFLENFAIPNAGLFDVLIPYGEFLVGLGLLLGALTRSAAFFGLVMNMAFLLSGTVSTNPTMLIVSVLILVAGHNAGKIGVDGLFLRNFVETKVLHRSPNRQIAS
- a CDS encoding pyridoxamine 5'-phosphate oxidase family protein; its protein translation is MSAKETALKILDSSNVGTMATVYKVKPHSRYMTFFHEDFTLYTATSNDTDKVEELERNPYTHILIGYDGDGVGDTYLEILGKATVSDDESMKEKVWNDKLEGWFDGPDDPKLIILKIEPESMRVMNKKGQPSQEVTL
- a CDS encoding cold-shock protein, with product MNTGKVKWFNSEKGYGFIEMEGGDDVFVHFSAIQGDGFKTLEEGQEVTFEITDGARGPQASNVEKI
- a CDS encoding glycoside hydrolase family 55 protein, which encodes MKNSNDQQSIASMIAAYSDWSEEELIHQTLKWHHTTSKTTYPAMSQTYACRIPLTERVSPVRTSLPLEQIDGVVRPVWMRRLDAEYLNLMHMTKSRVDVTNYGAVGDGKTDCTLAFRLALRSNRRVYVPPGVYIVRGIRLPSSCALEGAGQDVTILKLSDRAPKHRRLLRNTTPFAGNHHIEVSHLTLDWNVDRLGDVKRTTSFDTTSSALTFAHVTYGWVHHVTAKNAGLHAFDITSPHYHYLGDGLRAANGSRYIHLNQLEATNYGDDGITTHHSDAIYITNCYCHHPHGRTHALGFSNSNGIEIDDGSRHVTLVHNRTEGCFGGIEVKAHGTSSAAHDVHIFGHLSVHDNRSFNFRHIGHHLADDPDSATARFLSGTNLVSIEPVRSPLYAKSSPRSLVVSAYQDVFIHGLTAIGDPTYDYEQHPALAIQYKSRRVQLKRISVRGFTTARADLELFGGENRTDEVTIENLRCHESAPIALKIGRQIEQIALHQIEGQKKSGDALISTKSPIDVQDILAYGFSDRVRSDV
- a CDS encoding flavodoxin domain-containing protein, producing the protein MGTLIAYSSRYGTSEKVAALLAERLSGDVHVQNIVEEPNVMWETIDHVIVGSSIRMGTIQDEMKEWLALHEAHLLEHPLALYLCAGTPTESERIRELEEAYRESLREHAYFVEVVGSGYDFERMGFLDKAIVRMMAKQKESSLELDDDKLDRLVEAAQTSERTRSENP